In one window of Ferrovum sp. PN-J185 DNA:
- the aceF gene encoding dihydrolipoyllysine-residue acetyltransferase: MPMTVEVKVPDIGDFKNIPVIELMVKVGDQVSKDDPLVTLESDKATMEVPATSSGTVTAVHVKLGDRVSEGSLILTLEESSVVAAAQTSSVSAAVVKQEEVKQQDKASQVTSPQAHSVKEQSSNTVAATEEITITVPDIGNFDNIPIIELMVKPGDQVSANDPLITLESDKATMEVPAPQGGVIKSVLVKLGDKVSQGHAIATLMVSQPVAQSELEQDINSQQSLSSSQQTPVEHRPATSSQPIPVGSGEKTTVDNAVDQLAFTKAHASPSVRQFARELGVDLSKVKGSGPKGRILKEDVQGFVKTALTSIVQGSSTGVSAGLGLGLLPWPQVDFAKFGAIEVQPLSRIKKISGANLHRNWVMIPHVTNNDDADITELEAFRVQLNSEKQPAGIKVTMLAFLIKAVCNALRKFPQFNSSLDGDNLVLKHYYHIGFAADTPNGLVVPVIKDADKKGVLQIADEAAQLAKKAREGKLSPTDMQGGTFSISSLGGIGGTYFTPIINAPEVAILGVCRSAMKPVWKDNQFQPRLILPLSLSYDHRVIDGALAARFNSYLVELLADLRRATL; this comes from the coding sequence TTGCCCATGACCGTCGAGGTTAAAGTTCCAGATATTGGAGATTTTAAGAATATTCCTGTCATCGAATTAATGGTCAAAGTTGGAGACCAAGTCAGTAAAGATGATCCCCTTGTCACCCTAGAGTCAGATAAAGCCACCATGGAAGTACCCGCCACTTCAAGTGGAACAGTAACGGCTGTCCATGTAAAGTTGGGGGACCGTGTTTCAGAAGGAAGTCTGATACTGACATTGGAGGAATCCTCAGTTGTTGCGGCGGCACAAACATCCTCTGTGTCCGCAGCTGTTGTAAAACAAGAAGAAGTAAAACAACAAGACAAAGCATCTCAAGTAACTTCTCCTCAAGCACACAGCGTTAAAGAACAATCATCCAATACGGTTGCAGCTACAGAAGAAATTACCATTACCGTTCCTGATATTGGTAATTTTGACAATATCCCTATTATTGAGCTCATGGTTAAACCAGGTGACCAAGTATCCGCTAACGACCCCTTGATCACTCTAGAATCAGATAAAGCCACCATGGAAGTACCCGCTCCTCAGGGTGGTGTGATTAAATCGGTATTGGTGAAGCTTGGCGATAAAGTTTCACAAGGCCATGCAATCGCTACATTAATGGTGTCTCAGCCAGTTGCTCAATCAGAATTAGAGCAAGATATCAATAGTCAACAATCACTGAGCTCATCCCAGCAAACACCAGTTGAACACAGACCAGCAACCAGCTCACAACCTATTCCTGTGGGTTCTGGTGAGAAAACTACTGTAGACAACGCAGTTGATCAATTGGCTTTCACAAAAGCCCATGCCAGTCCTAGTGTGCGTCAATTTGCTCGAGAGCTAGGTGTTGATTTAAGTAAAGTAAAAGGCAGTGGACCGAAGGGAAGAATCTTAAAAGAGGATGTGCAGGGGTTTGTTAAAACTGCTTTAACCTCAATAGTGCAGGGAAGTAGTACTGGGGTATCAGCTGGGTTGGGGTTAGGGTTGCTGCCTTGGCCACAAGTGGATTTTGCAAAATTTGGCGCAATAGAAGTACAGCCTTTAAGTCGTATTAAAAAGATTTCTGGAGCCAATCTTCACCGTAATTGGGTCATGATTCCTCATGTTACTAATAATGATGATGCTGACATTACTGAACTTGAAGCATTTCGAGTACAACTTAATTCTGAAAAACAGCCTGCAGGGATAAAAGTGACCATGCTCGCTTTCTTGATTAAAGCGGTATGTAATGCCTTGCGTAAATTTCCACAATTCAATTCTTCATTAGATGGCGACAATTTAGTATTAAAACATTACTATCACATTGGTTTTGCTGCAGATACGCCCAATGGCTTAGTAGTACCTGTGATAAAAGATGCCGATAAAAAAGGTGTGTTGCAAATTGCTGATGAGGCCGCACAATTGGCTAAAAAAGCACGTGAAGGCAAGCTATCCCCCACAGATATGCAAGGAGGTACATTCTCCATTTCTAGTTTAGGAGGAATTGGCGGAACCTACTTTACGCCAATCATTAATGCTCCAGAAGTGGCTATATTAGGGGTGTGTCGTTCAGCAATGAAACCTGTTTGGAAAGACAATCAGTTCCAACCTAGGTTAATCCTACCCTTATCGCTATCCTATGATCATCGTGTCATTGATGGCGCCTTGGCTGCGCGCTTTAATTCATATTTGGTGGAATTGCTCGCAGATTTAAGAAGAGCAACCCTCTAG
- a CDS encoding alpha/beta hydrolase produces MLVGIRLFLFILCIMSVTSSFAETFPNWHAMDKQTLDRSYNNSLAVPESKQMFDNWVTESKAFRAAHPEHLDIAYGPSAREKLDLFVAAPHAPTLIFIHGGFWQMRSKDDFAFIAKPYVEAGVNVVMVGYPLAPQATMTDIVAASKRAITYVKNHLSDWQGDTSHVVVSGWSSGGHLTAEVMSDPIITAAVPLSGIYDLEPLLGSYINAKLKLTQKEVRSYSPQFDTPRKNLPIYVFVGGAELSEMRRQSYDYGQKLHDLHQPGFFKELPGKNHYTILADMIDKKGKIFQTILSVLRSQ; encoded by the coding sequence ATGTTAGTGGGAATTCGTCTTTTCTTATTCATCTTATGCATCATGTCAGTTACCAGTTCTTTTGCCGAAACTTTTCCGAACTGGCATGCAATGGATAAACAAACACTTGATCGCTCTTATAATAATTCTTTAGCAGTACCAGAGAGCAAGCAGATGTTTGATAATTGGGTTACTGAAAGTAAGGCTTTTCGTGCCGCTCATCCAGAACATCTAGATATTGCCTATGGACCCTCTGCGCGTGAAAAACTCGATCTCTTTGTGGCTGCACCTCACGCTCCCACACTTATATTCATTCATGGTGGGTTCTGGCAAATGCGTTCCAAAGATGATTTTGCCTTTATTGCAAAACCCTATGTTGAAGCAGGTGTTAACGTTGTCATGGTGGGTTATCCTTTGGCGCCACAGGCTACAATGACTGATATTGTTGCTGCTTCAAAGCGTGCTATCACTTATGTAAAAAACCATCTTAGTGATTGGCAAGGTGATACAAGTCATGTTGTGGTGAGTGGATGGTCGTCAGGCGGGCATCTTACCGCTGAGGTCATGTCTGATCCAATCATTACTGCAGCAGTACCATTGAGTGGAATTTATGATTTGGAACCATTATTAGGATCTTATATAAACGCTAAGCTAAAACTCACTCAGAAAGAAGTGCGTTCTTATTCCCCGCAGTTTGATACGCCTAGAAAAAACTTACCTATTTACGTTTTTGTTGGCGGAGCAGAATTATCTGAGATGAGACGTCAATCTTACGACTATGGACAAAAGTTGCACGATCTTCATCAACCCGGTTTTTTTAAAGAGTTACCGGGTAAAAATCATTACACCATTCTTGCTGATATGATTGATAAGAAAGGCAAAATTTTTCAGACAATTCTATCTGTATTACGTAGTCAATAA
- the pheT gene encoding phenylalanine--tRNA ligase subunit beta, translated as MKFSESWLRTLVNPSWNSTQLAEQLTMAGIEVEALQSVAPPFSGVVVAQVLSAEKHPEADRLKVLSVDVGQEVPLQIVCGAGNVVVGMKAPCAMVGAILPGGFKIKDAKLRGVASFGMMCSEKELGLKEEADGLMVLSSDAPVGQDIRQYLHLDDQLLTLKLTPNRADCLSILGVAREVAALSGQSLTYSLPAIQPISSISTREVVNHAQEACPLYVGRRINLSHPHAATPSWMMERLERSGIRSRGIVVDITNYVLLEMGQPLHAFDNDKIEGNVQIRFALENEKITLLNEQEVSLSTDMLVIADDKKPLAIAGIMGGLQSSVTDDTKQIFLEAAFFSPQAIAGRARRLNLSTDSSHRFERGVDFASTQLAIERATELLLNLCGGEAGPLVISQYTLPQRKSCLVRKQRIERVLGIAVEIKTIETLLGRLGLALVAVEEGFLVTPPAYRFDLVIEEDYIEEIARLIGYDNIPEHAPVGTLNMLPQPEGVYVEAHIQDLLVARDYQEAITYSFVDEKSYNHFVNGQQNIALLNPIASHLSVMRSSIWPGLIQALQVNIAKQADRVRLFEMGRCFYKDHTGEVKQPKKLALLCFGNRYQEQWGEKTRKVDFFDLKADIEALINNTDLSFKVGQHPSLHPGRQAEIMVGQQVIGLLGELHPQLVGEFDLPAPCLLAEIELDLLPSKSLTRYFEPSKYPQVKRDVAVLVDENIAVGQLIESLKALVKNPVQDIFLFDLYRGVGVGEGKKSLAFRIVIQDTEKTLTENDIDQVVAGVLSKLQSEFQAELR; from the coding sequence ATGAAATTCTCTGAATCCTGGTTAAGAACCTTAGTCAATCCAAGCTGGAACAGTACTCAGTTAGCTGAACAACTGACCATGGCTGGTATTGAAGTTGAAGCATTACAATCTGTGGCTCCCCCCTTCTCTGGTGTAGTGGTTGCACAAGTACTCAGTGCGGAAAAACATCCTGAAGCAGATCGCCTTAAAGTTCTCTCAGTGGATGTGGGGCAAGAGGTTCCATTACAAATTGTCTGTGGGGCTGGTAATGTTGTGGTGGGAATGAAAGCGCCCTGTGCTATGGTGGGAGCGATTCTTCCCGGTGGCTTCAAAATCAAAGATGCCAAATTGCGCGGGGTAGCTTCGTTTGGCATGATGTGCTCTGAGAAAGAGCTCGGCTTAAAAGAAGAAGCGGATGGACTCATGGTGTTATCCAGTGATGCGCCAGTTGGTCAGGATATTCGACAATATTTACATTTAGATGATCAGTTGTTAACGCTTAAATTAACCCCTAATCGTGCCGACTGTCTGAGTATATTAGGGGTAGCAAGAGAGGTGGCAGCGTTAAGTGGCCAGAGCTTGACCTATTCTTTACCTGCTATCCAGCCAATTAGCTCAATCTCTACCCGCGAGGTAGTCAATCATGCACAAGAAGCCTGCCCGCTTTATGTGGGAAGACGTATCAATCTAAGTCACCCACATGCTGCAACACCCTCGTGGATGATGGAAAGACTAGAGCGTTCTGGTATTAGAAGCCGTGGCATTGTGGTGGATATTACCAACTATGTGTTGCTTGAGATGGGGCAACCCCTGCATGCTTTTGATAATGACAAAATAGAGGGTAATGTACAGATTCGTTTCGCTCTCGAAAATGAAAAAATCACGCTGTTGAACGAGCAAGAAGTGTCGTTATCAACAGATATGTTGGTTATTGCTGACGATAAGAAGCCTCTAGCCATTGCCGGGATAATGGGCGGTTTACAAAGCTCCGTCACTGATGACACCAAGCAAATTTTCCTAGAAGCTGCTTTTTTTAGTCCGCAAGCAATTGCTGGACGTGCCAGACGCTTAAATTTAAGTACAGATTCGTCGCATCGTTTTGAACGTGGTGTGGATTTTGCGAGCACACAACTTGCCATTGAGCGTGCTACAGAGTTATTACTTAATCTTTGTGGTGGAGAGGCAGGTCCTCTCGTAATAAGTCAGTATACTCTGCCGCAAAGAAAAAGCTGTTTAGTCAGAAAACAGAGAATTGAGCGCGTATTAGGTATTGCAGTTGAAATAAAGACTATTGAAACATTATTAGGTCGATTAGGCCTAGCGTTAGTTGCAGTGGAAGAGGGGTTTCTAGTAACACCTCCTGCGTATCGTTTTGATTTAGTAATTGAAGAAGATTACATTGAAGAAATTGCTCGCTTAATTGGTTATGACAATATTCCAGAGCATGCGCCAGTGGGGACATTAAATATGTTGCCCCAACCTGAGGGAGTATATGTTGAAGCACATATCCAAGATCTATTGGTAGCGCGTGATTATCAAGAAGCAATTACCTATAGTTTTGTCGATGAAAAATCATACAATCACTTTGTTAATGGCCAGCAAAATATTGCTTTACTAAATCCTATTGCCAGTCATTTAAGCGTTATGCGCTCTAGTATTTGGCCTGGTTTAATCCAAGCCTTACAAGTTAATATTGCCAAACAAGCGGATCGAGTTCGTTTGTTTGAAATGGGCCGATGTTTTTACAAAGACCACACAGGTGAGGTAAAACAACCTAAAAAGTTAGCTCTACTATGTTTTGGCAATCGTTATCAGGAACAGTGGGGTGAAAAAACCAGAAAGGTTGACTTCTTTGACCTGAAAGCAGACATTGAAGCGCTTATCAATAATACCGATCTCAGTTTCAAGGTAGGGCAACATCCAAGTCTTCACCCAGGACGTCAAGCAGAAATTATGGTTGGTCAGCAAGTGATTGGCCTCTTAGGAGAGCTTCACCCCCAATTGGTTGGTGAGTTTGATTTACCTGCTCCTTGTTTACTGGCTGAAATAGAGTTAGATCTATTACCTAGTAAATCTCTGACACGTTATTTTGAGCCATCAAAGTATCCTCAAGTAAAACGAGATGTGGCGGTGTTAGTTGATGAAAATATTGCGGTAGGGCAGTTAATTGAAAGTTTAAAAGCACTGGTAAAGAACCCTGTTCAAGATATATTTTTATTTGACTTATATCGTGGTGTTGGAGTGGGTGAAGGGAAAAAAAGTCTTGCATTTCGTATAGTTATACAAGATACTGAAAAAACCTTAACAGAAAATGACATCGATCAAGTGGTGGCTGGTGTGTTGAGCAAATTACAGTCTGAGTTTCAGGCAGAATTACGTTAA
- a CDS encoding TlpA family protein disulfide reductase, translated as MKISVIKIIVIAIMIGVIVEGISIYRSLSYWGPQRHSEQSQNTSGDRFLQLTLNDLKNHPQSLKQWAGKTLVVNFWATWCEPCKEEMPLLSKLSQQVNSQQIQFVGIGVDDMKELQIWIKNSPTQYPILVGNDNTLELTRALGNEQQGIPYTIVISPTGGILYKKLGKVKEEELLQVFSSTHQS; from the coding sequence ATGAAAATTTCTGTCATCAAAATTATTGTTATTGCCATTATGATTGGGGTTATTGTTGAAGGGATATCTATCTATCGCAGTTTAAGTTACTGGGGCCCGCAACGACATAGTGAACAGAGCCAAAACACCTCTGGCGATCGTTTTTTACAACTAACCTTGAATGATTTGAAAAACCATCCTCAATCCTTAAAACAATGGGCAGGTAAAACTTTAGTGGTCAACTTTTGGGCAACCTGGTGCGAGCCTTGCAAAGAAGAGATGCCATTACTAAGCAAACTCTCCCAACAAGTTAACTCACAACAGATTCAGTTTGTAGGTATTGGGGTTGATGACATGAAAGAATTACAAATCTGGATAAAAAATAGCCCCACTCAATATCCTATTTTAGTTGGCAATGACAACACTCTGGAACTAACACGCGCCCTAGGAAATGAACAACAGGGTATTCCTTACACTATTGTTATCTCCCCTACTGGTGGCATCTTATACAAAAAGTTAGGAAAAGTGAAAGAAGAAGAGCTTCTTCAAGTATTCAGTTCAACGCATCAGAGCTAG
- the surE gene encoding 5'/3'-nucleotidase SurE translates to MRILMSNDDGYFSQGINVLFDELKKIAEVVVVAPDTEKSGASNSLTLDRPLIVKQAPNGFYHVNGTPTDCVHMAVTGLLEQVPDIIVSGINHGANMGDDTVYSGTVAAATEGFLLGIPAIAVSLVSESGGGNYLTAAQVVTQLVKQIQTQGLTEPTLLNVNVPDCPFEELKGFKVTRLGKRHKAEPVIKATNPRGQTVYWVGAAGPAADCGDGTDFDAIKQGFVSITPLQMDLTHYQQLDKVRSWLSL, encoded by the coding sequence ATGCGTATTTTAATGAGTAATGACGATGGTTATTTTTCTCAAGGAATCAATGTGTTATTTGATGAACTTAAGAAAATAGCTGAGGTTGTGGTGGTGGCGCCAGATACTGAAAAAAGTGGTGCCAGTAACTCATTAACGCTTGATCGACCATTAATTGTAAAACAGGCGCCCAATGGTTTTTATCATGTTAATGGTACGCCTACGGATTGTGTCCATATGGCTGTTACGGGTCTGTTAGAACAGGTCCCTGATATAATTGTCTCGGGTATCAACCATGGTGCCAATATGGGAGATGATACGGTTTACTCAGGGACCGTGGCTGCGGCAACCGAAGGATTTCTTTTAGGTATTCCTGCTATTGCAGTGTCCCTAGTAAGTGAATCAGGTGGTGGAAATTATCTTACAGCAGCACAGGTTGTTACTCAATTGGTTAAACAAATACAAACACAAGGTTTAACTGAGCCCACTTTATTAAATGTAAATGTACCTGATTGCCCTTTTGAAGAGTTGAAAGGGTTTAAAGTCACGCGTCTTGGTAAACGACACAAAGCAGAACCTGTGATCAAAGCAACAAATCCTCGAGGTCAAACTGTTTATTGGGTTGGTGCTGCAGGACCTGCCGCTGATTGTGGTGACGGGACTGATTTTGATGCAATTAAACAGGGATTTGTATCGATTACTCCATTACAAATGGATTTAACGCATTATCAGCAGTTAGATAAAGTACGTAGCTGGTTGAGTTTATGA
- a CDS encoding type II toxin-antitoxin system PemK/MazF family toxin has protein sequence MLRGELWWVEFEPAVGSEIRKTRPAVIVSNDAANRNLARVVVVPLTSNTDRLYPSEALIAVEGQTSKAMADQIMTADEVRLKERIGVLAKADMQAVEDAIKVHLAMPR, from the coding sequence ATGTTACGCGGTGAACTATGGTGGGTTGAGTTTGAGCCAGCAGTGGGTAGTGAGATACGTAAGACACGTCCGGCAGTCATCGTGAGTAACGACGCGGCTAATCGAAATCTTGCTCGGGTAGTGGTTGTGCCATTAACGAGTAATACAGATCGCTTGTATCCAAGCGAAGCCTTGATCGCAGTTGAAGGGCAAACTAGTAAAGCAATGGCAGATCAGATTATGACAGCAGACGAGGTCCGTCTCAAGGAAAGGATTGGGGTGCTAGCCAAAGCGGATATGCAGGCAGTAGAGGATGCAATAAAGGTTCATTTGGCAATGCCAAGATGA
- a CDS encoding addiction module antitoxin: MHKKMTITLDEAVYEGLYRTVGKRRMSQFIENLIRPYVLDTAMDKAYQEMAADKVRESEAMEWCNSLASDVANVTR; encoded by the coding sequence ATGCATAAAAAAATGACGATTACGCTTGATGAAGCGGTTTATGAAGGATTATACCGGACAGTAGGGAAACGGCGTATGAGTCAGTTCATTGAGAACTTGATTAGGCCATACGTTCTGGATACTGCTATGGATAAGGCTTATCAGGAAATGGCTGCCGATAAGGTGCGTGAGTCCGAAGCAATGGAGTGGTGCAATTCACTTGCTAGTGACGTAGCTAATGTTACGCGGTGA
- the pheS gene encoding phenylalanine--tRNA ligase subunit alpha: MQELQTILKEAVASLSAIESPALLEECKAKYLGKTGVLTEHLKALGKLSVEERPIRGAEINQVKVAIEEALRAQRDKIAQKELAKQLAQEALDVTLPGRGTAQGGLHPVTLTVRRIRQLFSSMGFEVTDGPEIETDYYNFTALNIPEDHPARAMHDTFYLDEKHVLRTHTSPMQVRYMERREPPYQVIVPGRVYRCDSDMTHTPMFHQVEGLWVSETVTFSSLKSTLIEFMRQFFEQEELKARFRPSFFPFTEPSAEMDIGCVICHGEGCRVCSHTGWLEVLGCGMVHPNVLTPLGIDTERYVGFAFGLGVERLAMLRYGVNDLRVFFENDLKFLTQFN; encoded by the coding sequence ATGCAAGAACTTCAAACCATTCTCAAGGAGGCTGTAGCCTCCTTGAGTGCTATAGAAAGTCCCGCTTTACTTGAAGAATGTAAAGCCAAATACTTGGGGAAAACAGGTGTTTTGACCGAACACTTAAAGGCTCTAGGTAAATTATCTGTTGAAGAGAGACCGATTCGTGGCGCTGAAATCAATCAGGTTAAAGTAGCCATTGAAGAGGCGCTGCGCGCTCAACGTGACAAAATCGCACAAAAAGAACTGGCTAAGCAATTAGCTCAAGAGGCACTGGATGTCACTTTACCTGGTCGAGGTACGGCACAAGGTGGATTACATCCTGTAACGCTGACTGTGCGCCGTATACGTCAGTTGTTCTCTTCGATGGGCTTTGAAGTGACCGATGGTCCTGAAATTGAGACAGATTATTATAATTTCACCGCTCTTAATATTCCTGAAGATCATCCAGCACGTGCTATGCATGACACATTTTATCTTGATGAAAAGCATGTATTACGGACTCACACCTCACCGATGCAGGTACGTTACATGGAGCGTCGAGAACCGCCTTATCAAGTGATTGTGCCAGGTAGAGTATATCGTTGTGACTCTGATATGACCCATACGCCAATGTTTCATCAAGTGGAAGGGTTGTGGGTTAGTGAAACGGTTACTTTTAGCTCATTAAAGTCAACATTAATTGAGTTTATGCGCCAGTTTTTTGAACAAGAAGAACTTAAAGCGCGATTCAGACCTTCCTTTTTCCCTTTTACTGAACCATCCGCAGAAATGGATATTGGCTGTGTGATATGTCATGGCGAGGGCTGTCGTGTGTGCTCGCACACAGGCTGGCTCGAAGTATTAGGTTGCGGTATGGTTCACCCTAATGTATTAACGCCTTTAGGGATAGATACTGAACGCTACGTGGGATTTGCCTTTGGCCTAGGGGTAGAAAGATTGGCTATGTTACGCTACGGAGTCAATGACTTACGAGTGTTTTTTGAAAACGATTTGAAGTTTCTAACGCAATTTAACTGA
- the lpdA gene encoding dihydrolipoyl dehydrogenase yields the protein MAEMATLECEVVVLGAGPGGYSAAFRSADLGQKTILVERYATLGGVCLNVGCIPSKALLHVASVTEEAMALSKHGVRFGTPEIDLDGLRQWKSSVVNKLTGGLAMMAKARKVQVLQGVGKFVDAQHLSVTANDGSVQLVRFNKAIIAAGSQAVKLPFAPDDPRIIDSTGALALTHIPKKMLVVGGGIIGLEMATVYSVLGTRLDVVEMQSGLMMGADRDLVKVWEKKNLKRFERVMLNTKTTKMTANSDGIVVNFEGPEGTPTEETYDVVLVAVGRRPNGKLIGAEQAGVMVDERGFIPVDRQNRTNVPHIFAIGDIVGQPMLAHKAVHEGHVAAEAAEGRRSYFDARQIPSVAYTDPEVAWAGLTEEQAKEQGVAVEKAVFPWAASGRAIANGRDEGFTKLLFDAKTHQLLGGAIVGTHAGDLIGEICLAIEMGCDPADIGKTIHPHPTLGESIGMAAEWLEGVCTDLPPKK from the coding sequence ATGGCAGAAATGGCAACATTAGAATGTGAAGTAGTGGTATTAGGTGCAGGGCCTGGAGGGTATTCTGCAGCTTTTAGAAGTGCTGATCTTGGGCAAAAAACTATTTTAGTGGAACGTTATGCTACTTTGGGAGGCGTATGCTTGAACGTGGGGTGTATACCATCTAAGGCATTATTACATGTGGCGTCCGTGACAGAGGAAGCCATGGCTCTCAGTAAACATGGAGTACGTTTTGGTACGCCAGAGATTGATTTGGATGGTCTGCGTCAATGGAAGTCCTCTGTTGTGAATAAGCTTACAGGTGGGCTTGCTATGATGGCTAAAGCCCGTAAGGTCCAAGTGCTCCAAGGGGTAGGTAAGTTTGTTGATGCACAGCATTTGTCTGTCACCGCCAATGATGGCTCTGTACAATTAGTACGCTTTAATAAAGCAATTATTGCGGCAGGCTCGCAAGCAGTGAAGTTACCATTTGCTCCTGATGATCCGCGCATTATTGACTCCACAGGTGCACTAGCGTTGACCCATATTCCTAAAAAAATGTTGGTGGTAGGAGGTGGCATTATCGGTCTTGAAATGGCAACAGTTTATTCTGTATTAGGTACTCGTCTTGATGTTGTTGAGATGCAGTCTGGACTGATGATGGGAGCTGATAGAGATTTGGTTAAGGTGTGGGAAAAGAAAAACCTTAAGCGCTTTGAGCGAGTCATGTTAAATACCAAGACCACTAAAATGACAGCGAACAGTGATGGTATTGTTGTGAATTTTGAAGGACCTGAAGGAACTCCTACTGAAGAGACCTATGATGTGGTGCTAGTGGCTGTAGGGCGTAGGCCTAATGGAAAACTAATTGGTGCAGAACAAGCGGGTGTGATGGTTGATGAACGTGGTTTTATTCCGGTTGATCGTCAAAATAGAACTAACGTACCGCATATATTTGCAATTGGTGATATTGTGGGGCAACCTATGCTTGCCCATAAGGCGGTTCATGAGGGACATGTGGCAGCCGAAGCGGCTGAGGGTCGTCGCAGTTATTTTGATGCGCGGCAAATCCCGTCTGTGGCCTACACCGATCCTGAGGTTGCTTGGGCAGGTCTTACTGAGGAGCAAGCCAAAGAGCAGGGTGTCGCGGTTGAAAAAGCTGTTTTTCCTTGGGCCGCCTCGGGACGAGCTATTGCCAATGGACGCGATGAAGGATTTACTAAATTGCTGTTTGACGCTAAAACCCATCAGTTATTAGGTGGTGCTATTGTGGGTACTCATGCCGGTGATTTAATTGGTGAGATTTGTCTTGCCATTGAGATGGGGTGTGATCCTGCTGATATTGGTAAAACCATACATCCTCATCCTACTTTAGGTGAATCAATTGGTATGGCAGCTGAATGGTTAGAGGGAGTATGTACCGATTTGCCTCCTAAAAAATAA
- a CDS encoding MerR family transcriptional regulator — METLTQINSEEKVTFPPIPNKRYFTIGEVGELCSVKPHVLRYWEQEFNQLKPVKRRGNRRYYQPHEVLLIRRIRSLLYDRGFTINGARHVLSSPEEKVAIKQLLEEQKKPHHTTKVDKDLLHSELSAILALLS; from the coding sequence ATGGAGACGCTAACACAGATAAATAGTGAGGAAAAGGTTACCTTTCCTCCTATCCCTAATAAACGCTACTTCACAATTGGTGAAGTTGGTGAATTGTGTTCAGTAAAGCCCCATGTCCTGCGTTATTGGGAACAAGAGTTTAACCAGTTAAAACCAGTAAAAAGAAGGGGTAATCGTCGATATTACCAACCTCATGAAGTGCTCCTCATTCGTCGAATTCGCTCCCTTCTCTATGATCGTGGTTTTACCATCAATGGCGCAAGACATGTGCTCTCGTCGCCAGAAGAAAAAGTAGCCATCAAACAATTATTAGAAGAACAAAAGAAACCGCATCACACGACAAAAGTTGATAAAGACTTATTACACAGTGAGTTATCTGCGATATTGGCTTTACTAAGTTAG
- a CDS encoding integration host factor subunit alpha, with the protein MTLTKAELSDLLFDKVGLNKREAKDLVDTFFEEIRMALEKGDTVKLSGFGNFQLRTKPQRPGRNPKTGEEIPISARRVVTFHASQKLKSLVENRNGDANTDK; encoded by the coding sequence ATGACACTAACAAAAGCAGAATTATCTGACTTATTGTTTGATAAAGTTGGTCTGAATAAACGCGAAGCAAAGGATTTAGTGGATACCTTTTTTGAAGAAATTCGTATGGCTTTAGAAAAAGGCGATACAGTTAAATTGTCTGGTTTTGGCAATTTTCAGCTAAGAACCAAACCGCAGCGTCCTGGTAGAAATCCAAAAACAGGAGAGGAGATTCCTATTTCAGCTCGTCGCGTGGTTACCTTTCATGCTAGTCAAAAATTGAAAAGTCTAGTGGAAAACCGCAATGGAGACGCTAACACAGATAAATAG